The Macaca fascicularis isolate 582-1 chromosome 11, T2T-MFA8v1.1 genome includes a region encoding these proteins:
- the PHC1 gene encoding polyhomeotic-like protein 1 isoform X9, translating to METESEQNSNSTNGSSSSGGSSRPQIAQMSLYERQAVQALQALQRQPNAAQYFHQFMLQQQLSNAQLHSLAAVQQATIAASRQASSPNTSTTQQQTTTTQASINLATTSAAQLISRSQSVSSPSATTLTQSVLLGNTTSPPLNQSQAQMYLRVQNLAVRNQQASAQGPPMQGSTQKAIPPGASPVSSLSQASSQALAVAQASSGATSQSLNLSQAGGGSGNSIPGSMGPGGGGQAHGGLGQLPSSGVGGGSCPRKGTGVVQPLPAAQTVTVSQGSQTEAESAAAKKAEADGSGQQNVGMNLTRTATPAPSQTLISSATYTQIQPHSLIQQQQQIHLQQKQVVIQQQIAIHHQQQFQHRQSQLLHTATHLQLAQQQQQQQQQQQQQQPQATTLTAPQPPQVPPTQQVPPSQSQQQAQTLVVQPMLQSSPLSLPPDAAPKPPIPIQSKPPVAPIKPPQLGTAKMSATQQPPPHIPVQVVGTRQPGTAQAQALGLAQLAAAVPTSRGMPGPVQSGQAHLASSPPSSQAPGALQECPPTLAPGMTLAPVQGTAHVVKGGATTSSPVVAQVPAAFYMQSVHLPGKPQTLPVKRKADSEEERDDVSTLGSMLPAKASPVAESPKVMDEKSSLGEKAESVANMNANTPGSELVALTPAPSVPPPTLAMVSRQMGDSKPPQAIVKPQILTHIIEGFVIQEGAEPFPVGCSQLLKESEKPLQTGLPTGLTENQSGGPLGVDSPSAELDKKANLLKCEYCGKYAPAEQFRGSKRFCSMTCAKRYNVSCSHQFRLKRKKMKEFQEANYARVRRRGPRRSSSDIARAKIQGKCHRGQEDSSRGSDNSSYDEALSPTSPGPLSVRAAHGERDLGNPNTAPPTPELHGINPVFLSSNPSRWSVEEVYEFIASLQGCQEIAEEFRSQEIDGQALLLLKEEHLMSAMNIKLGPALKICAKINVLKET from the exons ATGGAGACTGAGAGCGAGCAGAACTCCAACTCCACCAATGGGAGTTCCAGCTCAGGGGGCAGCTCTCGGCCCCAGATAGCTCAAATGTCACTGTATGAGCGACAAGCAGTGCAG GCTCTGCAGGCACTGCAGCGGCAGCCCAATGCAGCTCAGTATTTCCACCAGTTCATGCTCCAGCAGCAACTCAGTAATGCCCAGCTGCATAGCCTGGCTGCTGTCCAGCAG GCCACAATTGCTGCCAGTCGGCAGGCCAGCTCCCCAAACACCAGCACTACACAGCAGCAGACTACCACCACCCAGGCCTCA ATCAATCTGGCCACCACATCGGCCGCCCAGCTCATCAGCCGATCCCAGAGTGTGAGCTCTCCCAGTGCTACCACCTTGACCCAATCTGTGCTACTGGGGAAcaccacctccccacccctcaaCCAGTCGCAGGCCCAGATGTATCTACGG GTGCAGAACTTGGCAGTAAGGAATCAACAGGCCTCAGCTCAAGGACCTCCAATGCAAGGCTCCACTCAGAAGGCCATTCCTCCGGGAGCCTCCCCTGTCTCTAGCCTCTCCCAGGCCTCTAGCCAGGCCCTAGCGGTGGCACAGGCTTCCTCTGGGGCCACAAGCCAGTCCCTCAACCTTAGTCAAGCTGGTGGAGGCAGTGGGAATAGCATCCCGGGGTCCATGGGTCCAGGTGGAGGTGGCCAGGCACATGGTGGTTTGGGCCAGTTGCCTTCCTCAGGAGTGGGTGGTGGGAGCTGTCCCAGGAAGGGCACAGGAGTGGTGCAGCCCTTGCCTGCAGCCCAAACAGTGACTGTGAGCCAGGGCAGCCAGACAGAGGCAGAAAGTGCAGCAGCCAAGAAGGCAGAAGCAGATGGGAGCGGTCAGCAGAATGTGGGTATGAACCTGACACGGACAGCCACACCTGCGCCCAGCCAGACACTTATTAGCTCAG CCACCTACACACAAATCCAGCCCCATTCACTGATTCAGCAACAGCAACAGATCCACCTCCAGCAGAAACAGGTGGTGATCCAGCAGCAGATTGCCATCCACCACCAGCAGCAGTTCCAGCATCGTCAGTCTCAGCTCCTTCACACAGCTACACACCTCCAGTTggcgcagcagcagcagcaacaacagcagcagcagcaacagcagcagccgCAAGCCACCACTCTCACTGCCCCTCAGCCACCACAGGTCCCACCTACTCAGCAGGTCCCACCTTCGCAGTCCCAGCAGCAAGCCCAAACCCTGGTCGTTCAGCCCATGCTTCAGTCTTCACCCTTGTCTCTTCCACCTGATGCAGCCCCTAAGCCACCAATTCCCATCCAATCCAAACCACCTGTAGCACCTATCAAGCCACCTCAGTTAGGGACTGCTAAGATGTCAGCTACCCAGCAACCACCACCCCATATCCCAGTGCAAGTTGTAGGCACTCGACAGCCAGGTACAGCCCAGGCACAGGCTTTGGGGTTGGCACAGCTGGCAGCTGCTGTACCTACTTCCCGGGGGATGCCAGGTCCAGTGCAGTCTGGTCAGGCCCATTTGGCCTCCTCGCCACCTTCATCCCAGGCTCCTGGTGCACTGCAGGAGTGCCCTCCCACATTGGCCCCTGGGATGACCCTTGCTCCTGTGCAGGGGACAGCACATGTGGTGAAGGGTGGGGCTACCACCTCCTCACCTGTTGTAGCCCAGGTCCCTGCTGCCTTCTATATGCAGTCTGTGCACTTGCCG GGTAAACCCCAAACATTGCCTGTCAAACGCAAGGCTGACTCTGAGGAGGAGAGAGATGATGTCTCCACGTTGGGTTCAATGCTTCCTGCCAAGGCATCTCCAGTAGCAGAGAGCCCAAAAGTCATGGATGAGAAGAGCAGTCTTGGAG AAAAAGCTGAATCAGTGGCTAATATGAATGCTAATACCCCAGGCAGTGAACTAGTAGCCTTGACCCCTGCCCCATCAGTACCGCCTCCTACACTAGCCATGGTGTCTAGACAGATGGGTGACTCAAAACCCCCACAGGCCATCGTGAAGCCCCAGATTCTCACCCACATCATTGAAGGCTTTGTTATCCAGGAAGGAGCAGAACCTTTCCCG GTGGGTTGTTCTCAGTTACTGAAGGAGTCTGAGAAGCCACTACAGACTGGCCTTCCGACAGGGCTGACTGAGAATCAGTCAGGTGGCCCTTTGGGAGTAGACAGCCCCTCTGCCG AGTTAGATAAGAAGGCGAATCTCCTGAAGTGCGAGTACTGTGGGAAGTACGCCCCCGCAGAGCAGTTTCGTGGCTCTAAGAGGTTCTGCTCCATGACTTGCGCTAAGAG GTACAATGTGAGCTGTAGCCATCAGTTCCggctgaagaggaaaaaaatgaaagagtttCAAGAAGCCAACTACGCTCGCGTTCGCAGGCGTGGACCCCGCCGCAGCTCCTCTGACATTGCCCGTGCCAAGATTCAGGGCAAGTGCCACCGG GGTCAAGAAGACTCTAGCCGAGGTTCAGATAATTCCAGTTATGATGAAGCACTCTCTCCAACATCTCCTGGGCCTTTATCAGTAAGAGCTGCGCATGGAGAACGTGATCTGGGGAATCCCAATACAGCTCCACCTACACCAGAATTACATGGCATCAACCCTGTGTTCCTGTCCAGTAATCCCAGCCGTTGGAGTGTAGAGGAGGTGTACGAGTTTATTGCTTCTCTCCAAG GCTGCCAAGAGATTGCGGAGGAATTTCGCTCACAGGAGATTGATGGACAGGCCCTTTTATTACTTAAAGAAGAACATCTTATGAGTGCCATGAACATCAAGCTGGGCCCTGCCCTCAAGATCTGCGCCAAGATAAATGTCCTCAAGGAGACCTAA
- the PHC1 gene encoding polyhomeotic-like protein 1 isoform X7, giving the protein METESEQNSNSTNGSSSSGGSSRPQIAQMSLYERQAVQALQALQRQPNAAQYFHQFMLQQQLSNAQLHSLAAVQQVRGQQPAGPRGRGQALQATIAASRQASSPNTSTTQQQTTTTQASINLATTSAAQLISRSQSVSSPSATTLTQSVLLGNTTSPPLNQSQAQMYLRVQNLAVRNQQASAQGPPMQGSTQKAIPPGASPVSSLSQASSQALAVAQASSGATSQSLNLSQAGGGSGNSIPGSMGPGGGGQAHGGLGQLPSSGVGGGSCPRKGTGVVQPLPAAQTVTVSQGSQTEAESAAAKKAEADGSGQQNVGMNLTRTATPAPSQTLISSATYTQIQPHSLIQQQQQIHLQQKQVVIQQQIAIHHQQQFQHRQSQLLHTATHLQLAQQQQQQQQQQQQQQPQATTLTAPQPPQVPPTQQVPPSQSQQQAQTLVVQPMLQSSPLSLPPDAAPKPPIPIQSKPPVAPIKPPQLGTAKMSATQQPPPHIPVQVVGTRQPGTAQAQALGLAQLAAAVPTSRGMPGPVQSGQAHLASSPPSSQAPGALQECPPTLAPGMTLAPVQGTAHVVKGGATTSSPVVAQVPAAFYMQSVHLPGKPQTLPVKRKADSEEERDDVSTLGSMLPAKASPVAESPKVMDEKSSLGEKAESVANMNANTPGSELVALTPAPSVPPPTLAMVSRQMGDSKPPQAIVKPQILTHIIEGFVIQEGAEPFPVGCSQLLKESEKPLQTGLPTGLTENQSGGPLGVDSPSAELDKKANLLKCEYCGKYAPAEQFRGSKRFCSMTCAKRYNVSCSHQFRLKRKKMKEFQEANYARVRRRGPRRSSSDIARAKIQGKCHRGQEDSSRGSDNSSYDEALSPTSPGPLSVRAAHGERDLGNPNTAPPTPELHGINPVFLSSNPSRWSVEEVYEFIASLQGCQEIAEEFRSQEIDGQALLLLKEEHLMSAMNIKLGPALKICAKINVLKET; this is encoded by the exons ATGGAGACTGAGAGCGAGCAGAACTCCAACTCCACCAATGGGAGTTCCAGCTCAGGGGGCAGCTCTCGGCCCCAGATAGCTCAAATGTCACTGTATGAGCGACAAGCAGTGCAG GCTCTGCAGGCACTGCAGCGGCAGCCCAATGCAGCTCAGTATTTCCACCAGTTCATGCTCCAGCAGCAACTCAGTAATGCCCAGCTGCATAGCCTGGCTGCTGTCCAGCAGGTGAGAGGTCAGCAGCCAGCTGGCCCGAGAGGGAGGGGACAGGCACTACAG GCCACAATTGCTGCCAGTCGGCAGGCCAGCTCCCCAAACACCAGCACTACACAGCAGCAGACTACCACCACCCAGGCCTCA ATCAATCTGGCCACCACATCGGCCGCCCAGCTCATCAGCCGATCCCAGAGTGTGAGCTCTCCCAGTGCTACCACCTTGACCCAATCTGTGCTACTGGGGAAcaccacctccccacccctcaaCCAGTCGCAGGCCCAGATGTATCTACGG GTGCAGAACTTGGCAGTAAGGAATCAACAGGCCTCAGCTCAAGGACCTCCAATGCAAGGCTCCACTCAGAAGGCCATTCCTCCGGGAGCCTCCCCTGTCTCTAGCCTCTCCCAGGCCTCTAGCCAGGCCCTAGCGGTGGCACAGGCTTCCTCTGGGGCCACAAGCCAGTCCCTCAACCTTAGTCAAGCTGGTGGAGGCAGTGGGAATAGCATCCCGGGGTCCATGGGTCCAGGTGGAGGTGGCCAGGCACATGGTGGTTTGGGCCAGTTGCCTTCCTCAGGAGTGGGTGGTGGGAGCTGTCCCAGGAAGGGCACAGGAGTGGTGCAGCCCTTGCCTGCAGCCCAAACAGTGACTGTGAGCCAGGGCAGCCAGACAGAGGCAGAAAGTGCAGCAGCCAAGAAGGCAGAAGCAGATGGGAGCGGTCAGCAGAATGTGGGTATGAACCTGACACGGACAGCCACACCTGCGCCCAGCCAGACACTTATTAGCTCAG CCACCTACACACAAATCCAGCCCCATTCACTGATTCAGCAACAGCAACAGATCCACCTCCAGCAGAAACAGGTGGTGATCCAGCAGCAGATTGCCATCCACCACCAGCAGCAGTTCCAGCATCGTCAGTCTCAGCTCCTTCACACAGCTACACACCTCCAGTTggcgcagcagcagcagcaacaacagcagcagcagcaacagcagcagccgCAAGCCACCACTCTCACTGCCCCTCAGCCACCACAGGTCCCACCTACTCAGCAGGTCCCACCTTCGCAGTCCCAGCAGCAAGCCCAAACCCTGGTCGTTCAGCCCATGCTTCAGTCTTCACCCTTGTCTCTTCCACCTGATGCAGCCCCTAAGCCACCAATTCCCATCCAATCCAAACCACCTGTAGCACCTATCAAGCCACCTCAGTTAGGGACTGCTAAGATGTCAGCTACCCAGCAACCACCACCCCATATCCCAGTGCAAGTTGTAGGCACTCGACAGCCAGGTACAGCCCAGGCACAGGCTTTGGGGTTGGCACAGCTGGCAGCTGCTGTACCTACTTCCCGGGGGATGCCAGGTCCAGTGCAGTCTGGTCAGGCCCATTTGGCCTCCTCGCCACCTTCATCCCAGGCTCCTGGTGCACTGCAGGAGTGCCCTCCCACATTGGCCCCTGGGATGACCCTTGCTCCTGTGCAGGGGACAGCACATGTGGTGAAGGGTGGGGCTACCACCTCCTCACCTGTTGTAGCCCAGGTCCCTGCTGCCTTCTATATGCAGTCTGTGCACTTGCCG GGTAAACCCCAAACATTGCCTGTCAAACGCAAGGCTGACTCTGAGGAGGAGAGAGATGATGTCTCCACGTTGGGTTCAATGCTTCCTGCCAAGGCATCTCCAGTAGCAGAGAGCCCAAAAGTCATGGATGAGAAGAGCAGTCTTGGAG AAAAAGCTGAATCAGTGGCTAATATGAATGCTAATACCCCAGGCAGTGAACTAGTAGCCTTGACCCCTGCCCCATCAGTACCGCCTCCTACACTAGCCATGGTGTCTAGACAGATGGGTGACTCAAAACCCCCACAGGCCATCGTGAAGCCCCAGATTCTCACCCACATCATTGAAGGCTTTGTTATCCAGGAAGGAGCAGAACCTTTCCCG GTGGGTTGTTCTCAGTTACTGAAGGAGTCTGAGAAGCCACTACAGACTGGCCTTCCGACAGGGCTGACTGAGAATCAGTCAGGTGGCCCTTTGGGAGTAGACAGCCCCTCTGCCG AGTTAGATAAGAAGGCGAATCTCCTGAAGTGCGAGTACTGTGGGAAGTACGCCCCCGCAGAGCAGTTTCGTGGCTCTAAGAGGTTCTGCTCCATGACTTGCGCTAAGAG GTACAATGTGAGCTGTAGCCATCAGTTCCggctgaagaggaaaaaaatgaaagagtttCAAGAAGCCAACTACGCTCGCGTTCGCAGGCGTGGACCCCGCCGCAGCTCCTCTGACATTGCCCGTGCCAAGATTCAGGGCAAGTGCCACCGG GGTCAAGAAGACTCTAGCCGAGGTTCAGATAATTCCAGTTATGATGAAGCACTCTCTCCAACATCTCCTGGGCCTTTATCAGTAAGAGCTGCGCATGGAGAACGTGATCTGGGGAATCCCAATACAGCTCCACCTACACCAGAATTACATGGCATCAACCCTGTGTTCCTGTCCAGTAATCCCAGCCGTTGGAGTGTAGAGGAGGTGTACGAGTTTATTGCTTCTCTCCAAG GCTGCCAAGAGATTGCGGAGGAATTTCGCTCACAGGAGATTGATGGACAGGCCCTTTTATTACTTAAAGAAGAACATCTTATGAGTGCCATGAACATCAAGCTGGGCCCTGCCCTCAAGATCTGCGCCAAGATAAATGTCCTCAAGGAGACCTAA
- the PHC1 gene encoding polyhomeotic-like protein 1 isoform X1: METESEQNSNSTNGSSSSGGSSRPQIAQMSLYERQAVQALQALQRQPNAAQYFHQFMLQQQLSNAQLHSLAAVQQVRGQQPAGPRGRGQALQATIAASRQASSPNTSTTQQQTTTTQASINLATTSAAQLISRSQSVSSPSATTLTQSVLLGNTTSPPLNQSQAQMYLRPQLGNLLQVNRTLGRNVPLASQLILMPNGAVAAVQQEVPSAQSPGVHADADQVQNLAVRNQQASAQGPPMQGSTQKAIPPGASPVSSLSQASSQALAVAQASSGATSQSLNLSQAGGGSGNSIPGSMGPGGGGQAHGGLGQLPSSGVGGGSCPRKGTGVVQPLPAAQTVTVSQGSQTEAESAAAKKAEADGSGQQNVGMNLTRTATPAPSQTLISSATYTQIQPHSLIQQQQQIHLQQKQVVIQQQIAIHHQQQFQHRQSQLLHTATHLQLAQQQQQQQQQQQQQQPQATTLTAPQPPQVPPTQQVPPSQSQQQAQTLVVQPMLQSSPLSLPPDAAPKPPIPIQSKPPVAPIKPPQLGTAKMSATQQPPPHIPVQVVGTRQPGTAQAQALGLAQLAAAVPTSRGMPGPVQSGQAHLASSPPSSQAPGALQECPPTLAPGMTLAPVQGTAHVVKGGATTSSPVVAQVPAAFYMQSVHLPGKPQTLPVKRKADSEEERDDVSTLGSMLPAKASPVAESPKVMDEKSSLGEKAESVANMNANTPGSELVALTPAPSVPPPTLAMVSRQMGDSKPPQAIVKPQILTHIIEGFVIQEGAEPFPVGCSQLLKESEKPLQTGLPTGLTENQSGGPLGVDSPSAELDKKANLLKCEYCGKYAPAEQFRGSKRFCSMTCAKRYNVSCSHQFRLKRKKMKEFQEANYARVRRRGPRRSSSDIARAKIQGKCHRGQEDSSRGSDNSSYDEALSPTSPGPLSVRAAHGERDLGNPNTAPPTPELHGINPVFLSSNPSRWSVEEVYEFIASLQGCQEIAEEFRSQEIDGQALLLLKEEHLMSAMNIKLGPALKICAKINVLKET, translated from the exons ATGGAGACTGAGAGCGAGCAGAACTCCAACTCCACCAATGGGAGTTCCAGCTCAGGGGGCAGCTCTCGGCCCCAGATAGCTCAAATGTCACTGTATGAGCGACAAGCAGTGCAG GCTCTGCAGGCACTGCAGCGGCAGCCCAATGCAGCTCAGTATTTCCACCAGTTCATGCTCCAGCAGCAACTCAGTAATGCCCAGCTGCATAGCCTGGCTGCTGTCCAGCAGGTGAGAGGTCAGCAGCCAGCTGGCCCGAGAGGGAGGGGACAGGCACTACAG GCCACAATTGCTGCCAGTCGGCAGGCCAGCTCCCCAAACACCAGCACTACACAGCAGCAGACTACCACCACCCAGGCCTCA ATCAATCTGGCCACCACATCGGCCGCCCAGCTCATCAGCCGATCCCAGAGTGTGAGCTCTCCCAGTGCTACCACCTTGACCCAATCTGTGCTACTGGGGAAcaccacctccccacccctcaaCCAGTCGCAGGCCCAGATGTATCTACGG CCACAGCTGGGAAACCTATTGCAGGTAAACCGAACCCTGGGTCGGAATGTGCCTCTAGCTTCCCAACTCATCCTGATGCCTAATGGGGCAGTGGCTGCAGTCCAGCAGGAGGTGCCATCTGCTCAGTCTCCTGGAGTTCATGCAGATGCAGATCAG GTGCAGAACTTGGCAGTAAGGAATCAACAGGCCTCAGCTCAAGGACCTCCAATGCAAGGCTCCACTCAGAAGGCCATTCCTCCGGGAGCCTCCCCTGTCTCTAGCCTCTCCCAGGCCTCTAGCCAGGCCCTAGCGGTGGCACAGGCTTCCTCTGGGGCCACAAGCCAGTCCCTCAACCTTAGTCAAGCTGGTGGAGGCAGTGGGAATAGCATCCCGGGGTCCATGGGTCCAGGTGGAGGTGGCCAGGCACATGGTGGTTTGGGCCAGTTGCCTTCCTCAGGAGTGGGTGGTGGGAGCTGTCCCAGGAAGGGCACAGGAGTGGTGCAGCCCTTGCCTGCAGCCCAAACAGTGACTGTGAGCCAGGGCAGCCAGACAGAGGCAGAAAGTGCAGCAGCCAAGAAGGCAGAAGCAGATGGGAGCGGTCAGCAGAATGTGGGTATGAACCTGACACGGACAGCCACACCTGCGCCCAGCCAGACACTTATTAGCTCAG CCACCTACACACAAATCCAGCCCCATTCACTGATTCAGCAACAGCAACAGATCCACCTCCAGCAGAAACAGGTGGTGATCCAGCAGCAGATTGCCATCCACCACCAGCAGCAGTTCCAGCATCGTCAGTCTCAGCTCCTTCACACAGCTACACACCTCCAGTTggcgcagcagcagcagcaacaacagcagcagcagcaacagcagcagccgCAAGCCACCACTCTCACTGCCCCTCAGCCACCACAGGTCCCACCTACTCAGCAGGTCCCACCTTCGCAGTCCCAGCAGCAAGCCCAAACCCTGGTCGTTCAGCCCATGCTTCAGTCTTCACCCTTGTCTCTTCCACCTGATGCAGCCCCTAAGCCACCAATTCCCATCCAATCCAAACCACCTGTAGCACCTATCAAGCCACCTCAGTTAGGGACTGCTAAGATGTCAGCTACCCAGCAACCACCACCCCATATCCCAGTGCAAGTTGTAGGCACTCGACAGCCAGGTACAGCCCAGGCACAGGCTTTGGGGTTGGCACAGCTGGCAGCTGCTGTACCTACTTCCCGGGGGATGCCAGGTCCAGTGCAGTCTGGTCAGGCCCATTTGGCCTCCTCGCCACCTTCATCCCAGGCTCCTGGTGCACTGCAGGAGTGCCCTCCCACATTGGCCCCTGGGATGACCCTTGCTCCTGTGCAGGGGACAGCACATGTGGTGAAGGGTGGGGCTACCACCTCCTCACCTGTTGTAGCCCAGGTCCCTGCTGCCTTCTATATGCAGTCTGTGCACTTGCCG GGTAAACCCCAAACATTGCCTGTCAAACGCAAGGCTGACTCTGAGGAGGAGAGAGATGATGTCTCCACGTTGGGTTCAATGCTTCCTGCCAAGGCATCTCCAGTAGCAGAGAGCCCAAAAGTCATGGATGAGAAGAGCAGTCTTGGAG AAAAAGCTGAATCAGTGGCTAATATGAATGCTAATACCCCAGGCAGTGAACTAGTAGCCTTGACCCCTGCCCCATCAGTACCGCCTCCTACACTAGCCATGGTGTCTAGACAGATGGGTGACTCAAAACCCCCACAGGCCATCGTGAAGCCCCAGATTCTCACCCACATCATTGAAGGCTTTGTTATCCAGGAAGGAGCAGAACCTTTCCCG GTGGGTTGTTCTCAGTTACTGAAGGAGTCTGAGAAGCCACTACAGACTGGCCTTCCGACAGGGCTGACTGAGAATCAGTCAGGTGGCCCTTTGGGAGTAGACAGCCCCTCTGCCG AGTTAGATAAGAAGGCGAATCTCCTGAAGTGCGAGTACTGTGGGAAGTACGCCCCCGCAGAGCAGTTTCGTGGCTCTAAGAGGTTCTGCTCCATGACTTGCGCTAAGAG GTACAATGTGAGCTGTAGCCATCAGTTCCggctgaagaggaaaaaaatgaaagagtttCAAGAAGCCAACTACGCTCGCGTTCGCAGGCGTGGACCCCGCCGCAGCTCCTCTGACATTGCCCGTGCCAAGATTCAGGGCAAGTGCCACCGG GGTCAAGAAGACTCTAGCCGAGGTTCAGATAATTCCAGTTATGATGAAGCACTCTCTCCAACATCTCCTGGGCCTTTATCAGTAAGAGCTGCGCATGGAGAACGTGATCTGGGGAATCCCAATACAGCTCCACCTACACCAGAATTACATGGCATCAACCCTGTGTTCCTGTCCAGTAATCCCAGCCGTTGGAGTGTAGAGGAGGTGTACGAGTTTATTGCTTCTCTCCAAG GCTGCCAAGAGATTGCGGAGGAATTTCGCTCACAGGAGATTGATGGACAGGCCCTTTTATTACTTAAAGAAGAACATCTTATGAGTGCCATGAACATCAAGCTGGGCCCTGCCCTCAAGATCTGCGCCAAGATAAATGTCCTCAAGGAGACCTAA